The Sinomicrobium kalidii region AAGATCATTTTACGCTGAAATCATAAAAAAATCCAAAAGTTTTTTCGGAGCCCGATACAATTAAAAAAGATTTTCTAACTTAGGACAAATATCAACACATAAATTATTTTGTACCCATGAGAAAATATATTGGCATATTCATACTTGCCGTAACACTTGCTTTTGTATCGGGGGCTCATGCCCAGAAATTCAGCGGACTGGATAAAAGTCCCTGCGACATTGCCTATTATCGTACCGGTCGCAAGGCCCCTCCCATTGCAAAGGTAATTTACAGCAGGCCGCAAAAGAAAGGCAGACCCGTGTTCGGCACCCTGGTACCTTTTGACAAGGTGTGGCGTACGGGAGCCAACGAAGCAACGGAAATCACTTTTTTCAAGGATGTGATGTTCGGAGACAAGGAAGTAAAGGCCGGGACCTATTCGCTCTTTACCATTCCCGGAATGAAAGAATGGACGGTTATTCTGAACAGCGATACGGATGTATGGGGCGCTTTTGATTATGACGAGGCCAACGATGTGGCCCGTACTACAGCTGCCGTAAGTTCAGGAAGTAAAGCTCTGGAGGCCTTTTCCATAACTTTTGAACCCAACGATAACGGAGCGGACATGTACCTGGGATGGGATACAACCAGGGTAAAAGTCCCGGTAAGTGAAAAATAGTTTTTTAATTGTACCCGAAAAATCCGGGAATTTTCCACATTGTGAAAGTTTCCGGATTTTTTATTCTGAAGATTTTAATGCCAGGGATGGTGTTAACCCATACATGGTTTTGAATTCTTTGATAAAATGCGACTGATCGTAATAACCGGCATCAAAAAACAACTTGTTTTCCCTTAAACACTGTACGGAAGGCCTGGCATTAAGGAGATGCT contains the following coding sequences:
- a CDS encoding DUF2911 domain-containing protein; amino-acid sequence: MRKYIGIFILAVTLAFVSGAHAQKFSGLDKSPCDIAYYRTGRKAPPIAKVIYSRPQKKGRPVFGTLVPFDKVWRTGANEATEITFFKDVMFGDKEVKAGTYSLFTIPGMKEWTVILNSDTDVWGAFDYDEANDVARTTAAVSSGSKALEAFSITFEPNDNGADMYLGWDTTRVKVPVSEK